CTGGCTTTCTCGTATTGTAATGCATATTCTTCAGCAACCTTCCCAATCTTATTTCGAATATTTGTATCTTGGATAGTCTTGTAAATACCTTCACGTAGATAAGCAAGAAGATGGTTTACATGATCTAAGTATCGAGTTTCAACAAGAGCTCTCTCAGGTGTCACTAGAATAAGTCCAACGCGAGAAAGCAATTTTAACCATAGGATTATCTCTGAAGAATCATCAGGACTTCTATCGTAAACTAATGTTTCGTAACTTGTATCAGCTCGAAACCTATTTAATAAATCACTACAACATCGATCACATGAAACCGGATTAAGGAAAATCTTCTTAACCATAAATTCCTTGGCTTTTTCAGAAATCTGAAAGGCAACATCTACTTGTGCCTGACCGAATTGATTGCCTAGATTTGTGATAACAATTCCTCGTTGTGTTGCTTTTATGAAGCCATAGCTAATTCCCTCAGAAATTACATCGCTTGGTGAAGCATCAGATTCGATTAACATTGAAGCATGTAGACGCCTTTTTAGCTCCGATTCTATGATACACCGAGTACGTAAGGCCTTATACATTGCACACAGATTTGCCAATTCGTCAGGTTTAACTACCATAGCGAGAGAGAAATATTAATATATGTTTCTCTACGAGTTCTAAATCAACCTCTTCTTCTGCTCCAAGATCTTCTGACCAATAACCAGCGAATTCACGAGGTATATCTCCCTCTAATATCTGATGCATAGCCTGCATTTTTTGTTTAAGCCGATCATGAACTACATCATCAATCGATTCTTTGGCAATTATCAGGTGATAACAGGTTTCTTGCGTTTTCGCAAGCCCGAGTCTATGAATTCTATCCATTGATTGAAGGTAGTGCGCACAATTGAAGGATCGGTCAAGATATATTGCTTGATGACATACTCTATGTAGTGAAATAGACTCAGCACAGGCTGCTGGATTAGCAATGAGTATTTCACAATTTGGATTATCCTTGAATTTCTTTATTAGACCTTCTCTCGTAATTTCATCTTTATCAGAAACTAAGGCAATTCCACCATGAATAATTACTGGATTATAAGCCGTTAAAAGACTTGCAATCATCTGTAGATTATGGACGAATGTGGACCATATGATAACCTTTTCACCACTTGAACAAATCTCATTCGCTAATTCTGATACAAGTGCAATTTTCTCAGGAACTTCATAATCTGCGTAGTGCTCTATAGCGGTGCTAAGCGGTACGCTACGTAACTCGATAGGCGGAAGACCGAACTCATCGCATTTTTTTAGGAGTAACGCAGGGTTGGAGGCTATTTGAAGTAGACGCACAGCTCTAGCTCTTCTCCATTCGCGAAGAGCATTCCTGTCCTGTGGAGATTCTGAAAGCTGTTTAAGGAATCGCGCAGCGACACCCGCATAAATCCTTTTTTGTAGTGGGCTTAATTGGCATCTGTGAATCTTAAAAGTTTGAGGTGGCAAACCAAGCTGACTTTTGGTAGTTCGAAAGAAGAGAGGTCCGACACGTTCTTGAAGGGCGTCTATAACATCACTTTGTTCCCGATCGCGAATTTCATAAATATATCGATCCGAAGAACCAAGAGGATGCTGATTGTACCACAGAAATTGAAATTGTGACCACAAATCAGCAGGGCTGTTAGGCATCGGGGTGCCAGTGAGAATAATTCGACGTACTGAAAAAGGGGCAAGCATTAATGAAGCAGAAGCCAGCTTACCACCTTTAGGGCGTTTGATATAATGTGATTCATCTAGGACCGTGAGATACTTGCGGCCTTTTAGCATTCGAATTATATAATCTACATCATTCGCAGCCGTATGATAGGTAAGGAGTATAAGTTCATATCGATGTGCTAGTAAATAGCATTCTAAACGTTCCTCTAGTGGTCTTCCAGCCAATCGGATGCTTTTTGCACTTTTTCCGAAACACTCTTTAAATTCATCCTCCCAAGGTTGAAAACTACTCGTTGGCCCAATTACTAAAAGTGAATCTAATTTTCCTTGTTGCCTCAATATTTGGAAATAAGCTAATGCAATCGTGGTTTTCCCACTACCAGGAACAGAAAAATTAGCACCATTCTCTACAGTGAGGAGATGATGTACAGCATGTATTTGGAAATCCTTTAGTTCCCTTATAAATACATTTGCTAGCGTCTGTTTTATATTTTTTTTTGCATTATCTTCAATTTTATATTTCGCTTTTTTCCCACGAACTAGTTTTTCATTGTACTCTATTTTTTCATCTCTTATCTTTTCCAAGATTTGTTCACAGTTATCATCTAGCTCATAGTCTATTTCATATTTGTTTAAGTGTTGAATAAGTTTCTGCAGTTTAAGAGATATTTCTACCCCCACCTCAATCTGCCATTCACTTAATTTCTCGTTAAATGTGGCGCCTAGGGTACCACGGAAGTAAATCCTATGTATAGGCTTATTTAAGATTCCTAAGCCTTCTTGATCGAAATATTTAATGCTTAAGGTATTACGGTCTATTATTAATTTTATCAAGAGATCAATACCTCGATTTTTACCTCCGTATCGATCAATCTAGGCACGGAACCTACGAGTTATTTTTCTTAGTTCATTAATAGCTGTAATTATTTGTTGTAGGATAGTATCTATTTCTGGGTCGTCTAATTTATCTGGCTCTAGCGGTATGCCATTAATATTATTGAGTGCTCTTTTAGCTAAGACTATTGGACGCTCAGTGTCCTTTATAATCTTTTCTTTTTCTTTTGCATCCTCAAATAAGGTTTTTAATTCGTTCTTGCGAGCAGCTTTCCAAACTGCCTCCTCATGCAAATCCCTTGCTTCAATTGCTGTTTGAATTCCTCCCTCATCTAACGATTCATAATAGTCTTCATCATCTGTTTCTCCAGTATCAGATGAACGACCTAATCCTTCTTCACAAAGTTCTTTATCCGTAAGATTAGAATCTAAATCAAGAGCATATTTTATAATTTCCCAAGGTTCTTTTTTAGCAAATATATCTCGCAAATCCCTTATACGCCAATGTGAAAATCCTCCTCTAATATAATAAAACCCAACTAATTTAAATTCATTAATATCATTTTCATCTGGAGTCCAGTCTCTTCTAATCGGGCCCCTTGGTCTTTGAGCCCATGAAATTATATTTTGTAGATCAATAAAATGTTCAGCCACACCTTTCACGAGATAATATCTACCCGGCTTCCTTATAAAATCTGAAAGGTATTCATCAATTAAATTCAATCGTTCTAAATCACTACTCATTTTTTCCGATGTTACGCCATAAATTCTAGCAGCCATATCCACGATTTTAAGTCCTGAATCTATACCTTCTTTTAATTTGAGTAAGTTGTTAATTGGACTATAATCTAGCTGTTGGGGGGCGGACATCTGAATACCAGCTTCGATAAGCCAAAGCTCTGATTTTGTTATCTCTGATGGAAGTACATGAACTTCTAGGTACTTATATCTTTCTTCTCCTGTTTCAGCATAAAGCTCCTCTAATAATGCTTTCCTTCGATTTCCATTTATTACTATTCCGTCACACGTAATGATTCCTGGTCGAATCTGTCCTTTCTTAGCAAGGTCCTCTTTGATCTTCTCATTCTCATCTTTTCGTATAGATAGAAGTAAATCTTTGATAATCTTTTGATCATCCTGATCCCAGATATTAAGAGATCGTCCTAATTCTGCCTCTTTCTCAATAACTTCAGCGTGGATTCGGCCATTTGCTTTATTGAATGCTAGTTCATTATTATTAAGCGTATAAATTGGCTCTTGTTGAACTTTCCCTTTAACCTCTAATTTATCATATCTAAGTGTTTTATCTTCCTGTTGTCCTTTTAAATAAGCCTGAATAATCCTTTTTTTTGACTTATCAAATGGCATTGTAGCTGGCATGAGTTACCTCCACACTTCAATAAGGATGATTAATAGTAATCACACTTATACTCTACCCCTTGGTGGATTTATTTTATTTAATGACTTTTCTTTCCTTGTTAACCTTATCGGTATCCGTCCAGTTTGAGAAGCTTTAGTAAAGAATTTATTCTCCCATAATACTTCTGTGCGTGGATAATCCCTTCCAGACGTATCGCGTGTATTTGTTTCAATTTCCTTTCTATTCCAGCCTTTATCAGGTGTAAGTATTGAATTATACAATTCAGAGTCATACCCGCTAATTAATATCATACACCGGGCTTTTGAACATAGATTCAACAATTCTGAATGAAAGCTTTCATTATTCGCATCGTGTCGGTAGTTATGGCT
The sequence above is a segment of the Candidatus Neomarinimicrobiota bacterium genome. Coding sequences within it:
- a CDS encoding DEAD/DEAH box helicase, with translation MIKLIIDRNTLSIKYFDQEGLGILNKPIHRIYFRGTLGATFNEKLSEWQIEVGVEISLKLQKLIQHLNKYEIDYELDDNCEQILEKIRDEKIEYNEKLVRGKKAKYKIEDNAKKNIKQTLANVFIRELKDFQIHAVHHLLTVENGANFSVPGSGKTTIALAYFQILRQQGKLDSLLVIGPTSSFQPWEDEFKECFGKSAKSIRLAGRPLEERLECYLLAHRYELILLTYHTAANDVDYIIRMLKGRKYLTVLDESHYIKRPKGGKLASASLMLAPFSVRRIILTGTPMPNSPADLWSQFQFLWYNQHPLGSSDRYIYEIRDREQSDVIDALQERVGPLFFRTTKSQLGLPPQTFKIHRCQLSPLQKRIYAGVAARFLKQLSESPQDRNALREWRRARAVRLLQIASNPALLLKKCDEFGLPPIELRSVPLSTAIEHYADYEVPEKIALVSELANEICSSGEKVIIWSTFVHNLQMIASLLTAYNPVIIHGGIALVSDKDEITREGLIKKFKDNPNCEILIANPAACAESISLHRVCHQAIYLDRSFNCAHYLQSMDRIHRLGLAKTQETCYHLIIAKESIDDVVHDRLKQKMQAMHQILEGDIPREFAGYWSEDLGAEEEVDLELVEKHILIFLSRYGS